From the genome of Anopheles merus strain MAF chromosome X, AmerM5.1, whole genome shotgun sequence, one region includes:
- the LOC121594927 gene encoding uncharacterized protein LOC121594927 isoform X2 produces MSSFAALGRMMRLNGRLTAAVLLLQALTLARCLQLTEITVPDVVDVRETVTLSCSYDMGTHKLNSVKWYKDEREFFRYSPLMPKSLMLFDVEGVTVLQNSTGQICNQFMCSIQLHRLNIRSSGSYRCEISGDAPEFKLAHGVGNMTVAVYPQFDPIINGLQHNGVQHNYALGDFVVANCSSDMSSPPARLYWYINDRNVPSDYLQPQHESTVENDGFQLRQRTLEIRFYIDEKRLGKLKGKLVLKCLARIDAIPQATRESTQIIYIPTTDELRNQKLINWRGSDASSLQYATLARFSVLFTVTLGGFRWFV; encoded by the exons ATGAGCAGCTTTGCCGCGTTAGGCCGCATGATGCGCCTGAATGGTAGGCTAACCGCAGCCGTCCTATTACTGCAGG CGTTAACGCTTGCCAGATGTCTGCAGCTGACGGAAATTACTGTGCCGGATGTGGTGGATGTCCGGGAGACAGTTACACTCTCCTGCAGCTACGACATGGGCACGCATAAGCTTAACTCCGTCAAATGGTACAAAGACGAACGAGAGTTCTTCAG GTACTCGCCGCTAATGCCGAAGAGCTTGATGCTGTTCGATGTGGAGGGCGTGACGGTGCTGCAGAACTCGACTGGCCAGATCTGCAACCAGTTCATGTGTAGCATTCAGCTGCACCGGCTCAACATACGGTCGAGCGGATCATACCGGTGCGAAATATCTGGCGACGCGCCAGAGTTCAAGCTGGCGCACGGTGTCGGCAACATGACGGTGGCCG TCTATCCGCAGTTTGATCCCATCATCAACGGGTTACAGCACAACGGGGTGCAGCACAACTACGCGCTCGGCGACTTTGTCGTCGCGAACTGCTCGTCGGATATGTCAAGCCCACCGGCCCGGCTCTACTGGTACATCAACGATCGCAAT GTTCCGTCAGATTACCTACAGCCGCAGCACGAGTCGACGGTCGAGAACGATGGATTCCAGCTGCGTCAGCGGACGCTCGAGATCCGGTTCTACATCGACGAGAAGCGGCTCGGCAAGCTGAAGGGCAAGCTGGTGCTCAAGTGTCTCGCCCGAATCGACGCCATTCCGCAGGCCACGCGGGAATCGACGCAGATCATTTACATCCCGACGACGGACGAGCTGCGCAACCAGAAGCTGATCAACTGGCGTGGCTCGGACG CTTCTTCGTTACAGTACGCTACGCTCGCCCGGTTTTCTGTACTCTTCACCGTCACGCTTGGTGGTTTCAGGTGGTTCGTGTAA
- the LOC121594927 gene encoding uncharacterized protein LOC121594927 isoform X1, which yields MSSFAALGRMMRLNGRLTAAVLLLQALTLARCLQLTEITVPDVVDVRETVTLSCSYDMGTHKLNSVKWYKDEREFFRYSPLMPKSLMLFDVEGVTVLQNSTGQICNQFMCSIQLHRLNIRSSGSYRCEISGDAPEFKLAHGVGNMTVAVYPQFDPIINGLQHNGVQHNYALGDFVVANCSSDMSSPPARLYWYINDRNVPSDYLQPQHESTVENDGFQLRQRTLEIRFYIDEKRLGKLKGKLVLKCLARIDAIPQATRESTQIIYIPTTDELRNQKLINWRGSDAAYHTINPPSVNATLDGEWSVDEDALLP from the exons ATGAGCAGCTTTGCCGCGTTAGGCCGCATGATGCGCCTGAATGGTAGGCTAACCGCAGCCGTCCTATTACTGCAGG CGTTAACGCTTGCCAGATGTCTGCAGCTGACGGAAATTACTGTGCCGGATGTGGTGGATGTCCGGGAGACAGTTACACTCTCCTGCAGCTACGACATGGGCACGCATAAGCTTAACTCCGTCAAATGGTACAAAGACGAACGAGAGTTCTTCAG GTACTCGCCGCTAATGCCGAAGAGCTTGATGCTGTTCGATGTGGAGGGCGTGACGGTGCTGCAGAACTCGACTGGCCAGATCTGCAACCAGTTCATGTGTAGCATTCAGCTGCACCGGCTCAACATACGGTCGAGCGGATCATACCGGTGCGAAATATCTGGCGACGCGCCAGAGTTCAAGCTGGCGCACGGTGTCGGCAACATGACGGTGGCCG TCTATCCGCAGTTTGATCCCATCATCAACGGGTTACAGCACAACGGGGTGCAGCACAACTACGCGCTCGGCGACTTTGTCGTCGCGAACTGCTCGTCGGATATGTCAAGCCCACCGGCCCGGCTCTACTGGTACATCAACGATCGCAAT GTTCCGTCAGATTACCTACAGCCGCAGCACGAGTCGACGGTCGAGAACGATGGATTCCAGCTGCGTCAGCGGACGCTCGAGATCCGGTTCTACATCGACGAGAAGCGGCTCGGCAAGCTGAAGGGCAAGCTGGTGCTCAAGTGTCTCGCCCGAATCGACGCCATTCCGCAGGCCACGCGGGAATCGACGCAGATCATTTACATCCCGACGACGGACGAGCTGCGCAACCAGAAGCTGATCAACTGGCGTGGCTCGGACG CCGCTTACCACACAATCAACCCACCGTCCGTCAATGCAACGCTCGATGGCGAATGGTCCGTGGACGAGGATGCTCTGCTCCCGTGA